One Caulobacter segnis genomic window carries:
- a CDS encoding intradiol ring-cleavage dioxygenase has protein sequence MTDLHRRGLLALGLATGAASGATAAQARATTSKPAPKLTPAVTEGPYYLSGAPARADIREGLPGVAVELRFHVFDETGAPLPGARVDVWHCDAQGRYSGFGDAPGREPEAALKAARFLRGVQPVNVAGVATFMTVYPGWYEGRTTHIHYKVWLDGRTLLTSQVFLPDALNEFLYLQAADYKRGRTRDTLNSNDGIAKQGGEATFAAVAEGENRFRVDFPVHVDRKAQPRAKGGPPGGGGGPPGFPADGLPPDFPDDGPPSKGGQGGGPGRHEALTGEARVAALLPRSAS, from the coding sequence ATGACGGATCTTCATCGGCGCGGCCTTCTGGCGCTCGGCCTGGCCACGGGCGCGGCGTCCGGCGCGACCGCCGCCCAGGCCCGCGCGACGACGTCCAAGCCCGCCCCCAAGCTGACCCCCGCCGTGACCGAGGGCCCCTACTACCTGTCCGGCGCCCCCGCGCGGGCCGACATCCGCGAGGGCCTGCCGGGCGTGGCGGTCGAGCTGCGCTTCCACGTCTTCGACGAGACCGGCGCGCCGCTGCCCGGAGCGCGGGTCGATGTCTGGCACTGCGACGCGCAAGGGCGCTATTCCGGGTTCGGCGACGCGCCGGGCCGCGAACCGGAAGCGGCGCTGAAGGCCGCCCGCTTCCTGCGTGGCGTCCAGCCGGTCAACGTGGCGGGCGTGGCGACGTTCATGACCGTCTATCCCGGCTGGTACGAGGGCCGCACCACCCACATCCACTACAAGGTCTGGCTGGACGGACGGACCCTGCTGACCTCGCAGGTGTTCCTGCCCGACGCCCTCAACGAGTTCCTCTATCTGCAGGCCGCCGACTACAAGCGCGGCCGCACGCGCGATACGCTCAACAGCAATGACGGCATCGCCAAGCAGGGCGGCGAGGCGACCTTCGCCGCCGTGGCCGAGGGCGAGAACCGCTTCCGCGTCGACTTCCCGGTCCATGTCGACCGCAAGGCCCAGCCACGCGCCAAGGGCGGCCCGCCCGGCGGCGGCGGCGGCCCGCCCGGTTTCCCCGCCGACGGCCTGCCACCCGATTTCCCCGACGACGGGCCGCCGTCCAAGGGCGGCCAAGGGGGCGGCCCCGGTCGACACGAGGCCCTGACCGGCGAGGCGCGGGTCGCGGCGCTGCTGCCCCGTAGCGCCTCCTGA
- a CDS encoding pseudouridine synthase: MAFTRTYDEGEPQRVNKWLAQSGVCSRREAEQLISDGLVSIDGEVVEDVGRKILPGQTLVLADRATAKLDAATTYMIHKPAGVVSAQPDPGQVPAARLLTRQNIWGGVPAPIPQSGDLLPPIGRLDKDSRGLLLLSQDGVVAKAVIGPQSDLEKEYRVAVMGELTEAKIELLRFGLELDGRELRPAEVEVISDQRLRIVLREGRNRQIRRMCELVELKVVDLFRVRIGPLTLGEMPEGRWRPLTSAERAALISG; this comes from the coding sequence ATGGCCTTCACCCGCACCTATGACGAGGGCGAGCCCCAGCGGGTCAACAAGTGGCTGGCCCAGAGCGGCGTGTGCTCGCGGCGCGAAGCCGAACAGCTGATCTCCGACGGCCTGGTCTCGATCGACGGCGAAGTGGTCGAGGACGTCGGCCGCAAGATCCTGCCCGGCCAGACCCTGGTGCTGGCCGATCGCGCCACGGCCAAGCTGGACGCGGCCACGACCTACATGATCCACAAGCCGGCTGGCGTGGTCTCGGCCCAGCCGGATCCCGGCCAGGTTCCGGCCGCCCGCCTGCTGACCCGCCAGAACATCTGGGGCGGCGTCCCCGCGCCGATCCCGCAATCGGGCGACCTGCTGCCGCCGATCGGCCGGCTGGACAAGGACTCGCGCGGCCTCCTGCTGCTGTCCCAGGACGGCGTGGTGGCCAAGGCGGTGATCGGCCCGCAGTCGGACCTGGAAAAGGAATACCGCGTCGCGGTGATGGGCGAGCTGACCGAGGCGAAGATCGAGCTGCTGCGCTTTGGCCTGGAGCTGGACGGTCGCGAGCTGCGCCCGGCCGAGGTCGAGGTCATCTCGGATCAGCGCCTGCGCATCGTGCTGCGCGAGGGCCGCAACCGCCAGATCCGCCGGATGTGCGAGTTGGTCGAGCTGAAGGTCGTCGACCTGTTCCGCGTCCGCATCGGCCCGCTGACCCTGGGCGAGATGCCCGAGGGCCGCTGGCGACCGCTGACCAGCGCCGAACGAGCGGCGCTGATCAGCGGGTAG
- the prfA gene encoding peptide chain release factor 1, with translation MRLPQARLDQVLDRFREVEARMGAATDGTEIVKLSKEHAELKPVAEAVERLAKLSAERAELDAMAADPEMADMVRDEIQALDEKLPALEHDLALMLAPKDKDENASAILEVRAGTGGDEAALFAGDLFRMYQRYATLQGWRVEIDSISEGEMGGYKEIVASITGDGVFGRLKFESGVHRVQRVPATEAQGRIHTSAATVAVLPEAEDVEIDIKESDLRIDTYRSSGAGGQHVNKTDSAVRITHLPTGVVVTSSEKSQHQNRARAMKNLKARLYDMQREALDSARSEARKSQVGSGDRSERIRTYNFPQGRVTDHRINLTLYNLSRIIEGDALDDVINPLIAEDQAERLASLEESFG, from the coding sequence TTGCGACTGCCCCAGGCCCGCCTCGACCAGGTTCTCGACCGCTTCCGCGAAGTGGAGGCCCGCATGGGCGCCGCGACGGACGGGACCGAGATCGTCAAGCTCTCCAAGGAGCACGCCGAACTGAAGCCGGTGGCCGAGGCCGTCGAGCGCCTGGCCAAGCTCTCCGCCGAGCGCGCCGAGCTGGACGCCATGGCCGCCGATCCCGAGATGGCCGACATGGTCCGCGACGAGATCCAGGCCCTGGACGAGAAGCTCCCCGCCCTGGAGCACGACCTGGCCCTGATGCTGGCCCCCAAGGACAAGGACGAGAACGCCTCGGCCATCCTGGAAGTGCGGGCCGGCACGGGCGGCGACGAGGCGGCCCTGTTCGCCGGCGACCTGTTCCGCATGTACCAGCGCTACGCCACCCTGCAGGGCTGGCGCGTCGAGATAGACAGCATCTCGGAAGGCGAGATGGGCGGCTACAAGGAAATCGTCGCCTCGATCACCGGCGACGGCGTGTTCGGCCGTCTGAAGTTCGAGAGCGGCGTGCACCGCGTGCAGCGCGTGCCGGCCACCGAGGCGCAAGGCCGCATCCACACCTCGGCCGCCACGGTCGCCGTCCTGCCGGAAGCCGAGGACGTCGAAATCGACATCAAGGAAAGCGACCTGCGGATCGACACCTATCGCTCGTCGGGCGCGGGCGGCCAGCACGTCAACAAGACCGACTCGGCCGTGCGCATCACCCACTTGCCGACCGGCGTGGTGGTGACCTCCTCGGAAAAGTCGCAGCACCAGAACCGCGCCCGGGCCATGAAGAACCTGAAGGCGCGCCTGTACGACATGCAGCGCGAGGCCCTGGACAGCGCCCGCTCCGAGGCCCGCAAGAGCCAGGTCGGCAGCGGCGACCGCTCCGAGCGCATCCGCACCTACAACTTCCCGCAGGGCCGGGTCACCGATCACCGCATCAACCTGACCCTCTACAATCTGTCGCGGATCATCGAGGGCGACGCCCTGGACGACGTGATCAACCCGCTGATCGCCGAGGACCAGGCCGAGCGCCTGGCCAGCCTGGAAGAGAGCTTCGGCTGA
- a CDS encoding putative bifunctional diguanylate cyclase/phosphodiesterase, translating to MKRIETRLSAPLAGMAMLTVGLLVVVLFMSAARVDRDALEHEQALVARGMQAKVVDIERTIWSEVGWDEAVEHLDHRYDPSWARENIGAYLVGQAGFDQIVVLDHAGRPVFNERLGQPVSSAWYDRHAPTFFGPILDRLRQREATTPRPTGPRPDGDMVSRPIQVSAVERLDGDAYLVTASLVQSDFGKALIRHARAPVVLTALKLDAAFLDGFASRFLLPGVHLHSGDATAQADDAHLGLRNLNGQIVATLDWQPPHPGQRLLRKAILPILLVVGGLGVAVIVFARRSRKIAEGLIASEARAKHMAVHDALTGLPNRVLFEERLRQAVDGLSRRRQAMAVLAIDLDRFKAVNDTHGHAAGDELIQAMAKRLQTLCRAGETVARLGGDEFAVVAVDLEPKGAAALAERLVQAMSAPVELSCGAVFVGGSVGVALIDRAEGHVGAVEAARRADVAMYRAKEEGRGRYCFFEAEMDAALKARRGLEADLRAALGDGGVWLAYQPQVDANGRVVGVEALARWTHPVKGPISPSAFVPLAEDCGLIDELGRMVMRRAFTDSRRWKGLKVAVNVSALQMKQADFPDQVAALLVETGARAKGIELEITEGALLGDDETTHRAIARLRAMGFSLALDDFGTGYSSLSYLRRYPIDKIKIDRSFITPLGEDEEAGAVVAAIVRLAKALSLSVIAEGVETNQQHRQLREIGCGQAQGFLFSPPTPADRIDALVAGGGRIRVPVEA from the coding sequence ATGAAGCGCATCGAGACCCGTCTGTCGGCCCCTCTCGCGGGAATGGCCATGCTGACCGTCGGCCTGCTGGTCGTGGTGCTGTTCATGTCCGCCGCCCGCGTCGACCGCGACGCCCTGGAGCACGAGCAGGCCCTGGTCGCGCGCGGCATGCAGGCCAAGGTCGTCGACATCGAGCGGACCATCTGGTCGGAGGTCGGCTGGGACGAGGCGGTCGAGCATCTGGACCACCGGTACGATCCAAGCTGGGCGCGCGAGAACATTGGCGCCTACCTGGTGGGCCAGGCCGGGTTCGACCAGATCGTCGTGCTGGACCACGCCGGCCGTCCGGTGTTCAACGAGCGCCTGGGCCAGCCGGTGTCCAGCGCCTGGTACGACCGCCACGCTCCGACCTTCTTCGGGCCGATCCTGGACCGCCTGCGCCAGCGCGAGGCCACCACTCCGCGCCCAACCGGGCCGCGCCCGGACGGCGACATGGTCTCGCGGCCCATCCAGGTCAGCGCGGTCGAGCGCCTCGACGGCGACGCCTATCTGGTCACCGCCAGCCTGGTGCAGTCCGACTTCGGCAAGGCCCTGATCCGCCACGCGCGCGCGCCGGTGGTGCTGACGGCGCTGAAGCTGGACGCGGCCTTCCTGGACGGCTTCGCCAGCCGCTTCCTGCTGCCCGGCGTCCACCTGCATTCGGGCGACGCCACCGCCCAGGCCGACGACGCCCATCTGGGCCTGCGCAACCTGAACGGCCAGATCGTGGCCACCCTGGACTGGCAGCCGCCGCATCCGGGTCAGCGCCTGCTGCGCAAGGCGATCCTGCCGATCCTGCTGGTGGTTGGCGGCCTGGGCGTGGCGGTGATCGTCTTCGCCCGCCGCAGCCGCAAGATCGCCGAGGGTCTGATCGCCAGCGAGGCGCGGGCCAAGCACATGGCCGTGCATGACGCCCTCACGGGCCTGCCCAACCGCGTGCTGTTCGAGGAGCGCCTGCGCCAGGCGGTCGACGGCCTGTCGCGCCGTCGCCAGGCCATGGCCGTGCTGGCCATCGACCTCGACCGCTTCAAGGCGGTCAACGACACGCACGGCCACGCGGCCGGGGACGAGCTGATCCAGGCGATGGCCAAGCGGCTGCAGACCCTGTGCCGGGCCGGCGAGACCGTGGCGAGGCTGGGCGGTGACGAATTCGCCGTCGTGGCCGTCGACCTCGAGCCCAAAGGCGCGGCCGCCCTGGCCGAGCGGCTGGTCCAGGCCATGAGCGCGCCCGTCGAGCTGTCGTGCGGGGCGGTGTTCGTCGGCGGCTCGGTCGGCGTGGCCCTGATCGACCGCGCCGAGGGCCATGTCGGCGCCGTCGAGGCCGCCCGCCGCGCGGACGTCGCCATGTACCGCGCCAAGGAGGAGGGCCGCGGTCGCTACTGTTTCTTCGAGGCCGAGATGGACGCGGCGCTGAAGGCTCGGCGCGGGCTGGAGGCCGACCTGCGCGCCGCCCTCGGCGACGGCGGCGTCTGGCTGGCCTACCAGCCGCAGGTCGACGCCAACGGCCGGGTGGTCGGGGTCGAGGCCCTGGCCCGCTGGACCCATCCCGTGAAGGGCCCGATCTCGCCCTCGGCCTTCGTGCCCCTGGCCGAGGACTGCGGCCTGATCGACGAGCTGGGCCGCATGGTCATGCGCCGCGCCTTCACCGACAGCCGCCGCTGGAAAGGGCTGAAGGTGGCCGTCAACGTCTCGGCCCTGCAGATGAAGCAGGCCGACTTCCCCGATCAGGTCGCGGCCCTGCTGGTCGAGACCGGGGCCCGGGCCAAGGGCATCGAGCTGGAGATCACCGAGGGCGCCCTGCTGGGCGACGACGAGACCACGCACCGGGCGATCGCTCGTCTGCGGGCCATGGGCTTCTCGCTGGCCCTGGACGACTTCGGCACCGGCTACAGCTCGCTGAGCTATCTGCGGCGCTATCCGATCGACAAGATCAAGATCGACCGCAGCTTCATCACCCCGCTGGGCGAGGACGAGGAGGCCGGGGCGGTGGTCGCGGCCATCGTGCGCCTGGCCAAGGCGCTGAGCCTGTCGGTGATCGCCGAGGGCGTCGAGACCAACCAGCAGCACAGGCAGCTGCGCGAGATCGGCTGCGGCCAGGCCCAGGGCTTCCTGTTCAGCCCGCCGACCCCGGCCGACCGCATCGACGCCCTGGTGGCCGGCGGCGGCCGCATCCGGGTCCCCGTCGAGGCCTGA
- a CDS encoding DUF1993 family protein, translating into MSVSIQHVAVTSIARGLNTLSALLDKAKDHAAAAGTDPDAYVAARLFEDMLPLSGQIQRASDTAKGAVARLAGVDAPSFADDETTIAQLRERIAKTLAYVQSVPASAFEGAESREITVPAGPSITLGFTGLDYLLEFVIPNFQFHVVTAYDILRNQGVPLGKRDFLGIGPERVKTAA; encoded by the coding sequence ATGTCCGTCTCCATCCAGCACGTCGCCGTGACCAGCATTGCGCGCGGCCTCAACACGCTGTCGGCCCTGCTCGACAAGGCCAAGGACCACGCCGCCGCCGCCGGGACCGATCCGGACGCCTATGTCGCCGCGCGTCTGTTCGAGGACATGCTGCCGCTGTCCGGCCAGATCCAGCGCGCCTCCGACACCGCCAAGGGCGCCGTGGCCCGCCTGGCCGGCGTCGACGCGCCCAGCTTCGCCGACGACGAGACCACCATCGCCCAGCTGCGCGAACGCATCGCCAAGACCCTGGCCTATGTCCAGAGCGTCCCGGCCTCGGCCTTCGAGGGCGCCGAGAGCCGCGAGATCACCGTCCCGGCCGGCCCGTCGATCACCCTGGGCTTCACCGGTCTGGACTACCTGCTGGAGTTCGTGATCCCCAACTTCCAGTTCCACGTCGTCACCGCCTACGACATCCTCCGCAACCAGGGCGTCCCCCTGGGCAAGCGCGACTTCCTGGGCATCGGTCCGGAACGGGTGAAGACGGCGGCTTAG
- a CDS encoding LysE family translocator, which translates to MTPELLLAYVLFCFATAGTPGPNNMMLLASGANFGFRRTVLHILGISCGLGFMVLAMGLGLGGVFRAYPVLHEILRWVGGAYMLWLAWKIGTSSSVSDKALGKPMTFVQAAAFQWVNPKAWAMALGAVTTYAPEGSGWTIVPLLAGTFMLVGAPCSAAWAGFGQGLRPFLDRPAVLRTFNVTMALLLVVSLYPLLVDHKPGSPPAQAPREVAIEAPPLPVMRSHG; encoded by the coding sequence ATGACCCCTGAATTGCTGCTGGCCTACGTCCTGTTCTGCTTCGCCACGGCCGGTACGCCCGGCCCGAACAACATGATGCTGCTCGCATCTGGGGCGAACTTCGGCTTCCGCCGGACGGTGCTGCACATCCTGGGGATCAGCTGCGGCCTGGGCTTCATGGTGCTGGCCATGGGTCTTGGCCTGGGTGGGGTGTTCCGCGCCTATCCGGTGCTGCACGAGATCCTGCGCTGGGTCGGCGGGGCCTACATGCTGTGGCTGGCCTGGAAGATCGGCACGTCCAGCTCGGTCAGCGACAAGGCCCTGGGCAAGCCGATGACCTTCGTCCAGGCGGCCGCGTTCCAGTGGGTCAATCCCAAGGCCTGGGCCATGGCGCTGGGCGCGGTGACGACCTACGCGCCGGAAGGCTCGGGCTGGACCATCGTGCCGCTGCTGGCCGGAACCTTCATGCTGGTCGGCGCGCCGTGCAGCGCCGCCTGGGCCGGCTTCGGCCAGGGCCTGCGGCCGTTCCTGGACAGGCCGGCGGTGCTGCGGACCTTCAATGTCACCATGGCGCTGCTGCTGGTGGTCTCGCTGTACCCGCTGCTCGTCGACCACAAGCCAGGCTCGCCCCCGGCCCAGGCGCCGCGCGAAGTGGCGATCGAGGCCCCGCCCCTGCCGGTGATGCGCTCGCACGGCTAG
- a CDS encoding PLP-dependent aminotransferase family protein — protein MTATWTPVIPDGDAPLYERLVSVLRADISSGVLTAGVRLPPQRDLAYRLGVGLGTVTRAYVEAEKAGLVSAHVGRGSFVNAPTAHRVSERDGPINLAQNIALSSPAGTRIAEALSRVRRRPDLLEHLAYAPPMGHESQRRAGAAWLARTSSYESVDWRRLICCGGAQQGLSLALGALLRPGDVLLTEALAYHGLKSLALHSGWRVRGLPMDAEGLRPDALEEAIIATGARVLAVLPTLQNPTGRIMSRSRRDAIVAIARKHDLTLVEDDIYGAYAQDAPPPFAMLAPERTFHVSGVSKTLAPGLRAGFVVAPAPDQFERVLDAVRVTTYAPPAFGGLIATQWIEDGTADTILAEVREEAAARLVMARQLLGVAIETPRSDLAPHVWLPMSELEAERLAGRALRGGAEVTPPSAPVVEPGHECGVRVCLGAVPDRETLRRGLEIVAGALSSEVGERSLAMI, from the coding sequence GTGACCGCGACCTGGACGCCCGTCATTCCCGACGGCGACGCCCCGTTGTACGAGCGGCTGGTGTCGGTGCTGCGCGCCGATATCAGCTCTGGCGTGCTGACCGCCGGCGTGCGCCTGCCGCCGCAGCGCGACCTGGCTTATCGCCTGGGCGTGGGCCTCGGGACGGTGACGCGGGCCTATGTCGAGGCCGAGAAGGCCGGGCTGGTCAGCGCCCATGTCGGCCGGGGCAGCTTCGTCAACGCCCCGACCGCCCACCGCGTCTCCGAGCGCGACGGGCCGATCAACCTGGCCCAGAACATCGCACTGTCGTCGCCGGCCGGGACCCGCATCGCCGAAGCGCTGTCGCGGGTGCGCCGGCGGCCCGACCTGCTGGAGCACCTGGCCTACGCCCCGCCGATGGGCCACGAGTCGCAGCGGCGGGCCGGAGCGGCCTGGCTGGCGCGAACCAGCAGTTACGAGAGCGTCGACTGGCGGCGGCTGATCTGCTGCGGCGGGGCCCAGCAGGGGCTGTCCCTGGCCCTGGGAGCGCTGCTGCGGCCGGGCGACGTCCTGCTGACCGAGGCCCTGGCCTATCACGGCCTCAAGTCCCTTGCCCTGCACAGCGGCTGGCGGGTCCGGGGCCTGCCGATGGACGCCGAGGGGCTGCGCCCCGACGCGCTCGAGGAAGCGATCATCGCCACCGGCGCGCGGGTTCTGGCCGTGCTGCCGACCCTGCAGAACCCCACCGGCCGGATCATGAGCCGCTCGCGCCGCGACGCTATCGTCGCCATCGCCCGCAAGCACGACCTGACCCTGGTCGAGGACGACATCTACGGCGCCTACGCCCAGGACGCCCCGCCGCCGTTCGCCATGCTGGCGCCCGAGCGGACCTTCCACGTCTCCGGCGTTTCCAAGACCCTGGCCCCGGGGCTGCGGGCCGGCTTCGTGGTCGCCCCGGCGCCGGACCAGTTCGAGCGGGTGCTGGACGCGGTGCGGGTGACGACCTACGCGCCGCCGGCCTTCGGCGGGCTGATCGCCACCCAGTGGATCGAGGACGGCACCGCCGACACCATCCTGGCCGAGGTGCGCGAGGAGGCCGCCGCCCGCCTGGTCATGGCCCGCCAGCTGCTGGGCGTGGCGATCGAGACCCCGCGCTCGGACCTGGCGCCGCACGTCTGGCTGCCGATGAGCGAGCTGGAGGCCGAGCGCCTGGCGGGCCGGGCTCTGCGCGGCGGCGCCGAGGTCACCCCGCCGTCGGCTCCGGTCGTCGAGCCCGGCCACGAATGCGGCGTCCGCGTCTGCCTGGGCGCCGTCCCCGACCGCGAGACCCTGCGGCGCGGGCTGGAAATCGTCGCCGGCGCGTTGTCCAGCGAGGTCGGCGAGCGGTCGCTGGCGATGATCTAG
- a CDS encoding AAA family ATPase — protein sequence MRRYILTGAPGAGKTVLLRALECAGHAVVEEAATDVIALAQGQGVAEPWTDPGFIDAVVALQKQREARAVGDPVFFDRSPICALALARFLGHPVSPPLHAELARIAAEGVYQRRVFLVRSLGFVTPTAARRISLDDALAFERVHEAAYAEFGYDLVSVPPGSVADRVKAVLGAL from the coding sequence ATGCGACGCTACATCCTGACCGGCGCCCCGGGCGCTGGGAAAACCGTGCTGCTGCGCGCCCTGGAGTGCGCGGGCCACGCCGTGGTCGAGGAGGCCGCGACCGACGTCATCGCCTTGGCGCAAGGACAGGGCGTCGCCGAGCCCTGGACCGATCCGGGCTTCATCGACGCCGTCGTCGCCCTGCAGAAGCAGCGCGAGGCGCGGGCCGTTGGAGATCCCGTCTTCTTCGACCGCTCGCCGATCTGCGCCCTGGCCCTGGCGCGGTTCCTGGGTCACCCGGTCTCGCCCCCGCTGCACGCCGAGCTGGCGCGGATCGCGGCCGAGGGCGTCTACCAGCGGCGTGTGTTCCTGGTGCGGAGCCTGGGCTTCGTGACGCCCACCGCCGCGCGGCGGATCAGTCTGGACGACGCCCTCGCCTTCGAGCGCGTGCATGAAGCGGCCTATGCCGAGTTCGGCTACGACCTGGTCTCGGTGCCGCCGGGGTCGGTGGCGGATCGGGTAAAGGCGGTGCTGGGGGCGCTCTAG
- a CDS encoding GNAT family N-acetyltransferase codes for MLIAPAQDHELAALAVLVNSAYRGELAQKGWTSESYLLGGQRTDEASLRADLADNPGSALLTLRDAEDAAPHACVWVQPSEADAWYVGMVTVSPLRQAGGIGRTMLEAAEAYARERGGKTLEMTVISVRDTLIAWYQRRGYHLTGATEPFPYGDERFGVPQRDDLHFVILEKAL; via the coding sequence ATGCTGATCGCCCCCGCCCAAGACCACGAACTGGCCGCCCTGGCCGTCCTCGTCAACTCGGCCTATCGCGGCGAGCTGGCCCAGAAGGGCTGGACCAGCGAGAGCTATCTGCTGGGCGGCCAGCGCACCGACGAGGCGTCCCTGCGGGCCGACCTGGCGGACAATCCGGGCTCGGCCCTGCTGACCCTGCGCGACGCCGAGGACGCCGCGCCGCACGCCTGCGTGTGGGTCCAGCCCTCGGAAGCGGACGCCTGGTATGTCGGCATGGTCACCGTCTCGCCCCTGCGCCAGGCCGGCGGCATCGGCCGGACCATGCTGGAGGCCGCCGAGGCCTACGCCCGCGAGCGCGGCGGCAAGACCCTGGAGATGACCGTCATCTCGGTGCGCGACACCCTGATCGCCTGGTACCAGCGGCGCGGCTACCACCTGACCGGCGCCACCGAGCCCTTCCCCTACGGCGACGAACGCTTCGGCGTCCCCCAGCGCGACGACCTGCATTTCGTGATCCTGGAAAAGGCGCTGTAG
- a CDS encoding methyltransferase domain-containing protein: MPELLIGCGNSRDKRVGDLSDWAWKDLTTLDIDPHAGADVIHDLNDIPYPFPDDHFDEVHAYEVLEHTGQQGDWRFFFKQFSEFWRILKPGGLLCATCPSMASRWVWGDPGHTRVIQPESLIFLQQPQYAQVGITSLTDYRAVYQADFDMPFTQDDGETFKFALRAVKPSRIQPKGAPAV; the protein is encoded by the coding sequence ATGCCGGAGCTTCTGATCGGCTGCGGCAACAGTCGCGACAAGCGGGTGGGCGACCTGTCCGACTGGGCGTGGAAGGATCTCACCACCCTGGACATCGACCCGCACGCCGGGGCCGACGTCATCCACGACCTCAACGACATCCCCTATCCGTTCCCGGATGACCATTTCGACGAGGTCCACGCCTACGAGGTGCTGGAACACACGGGCCAGCAGGGCGACTGGCGGTTCTTCTTCAAGCAGTTCAGCGAGTTCTGGCGCATCCTCAAGCCCGGCGGCCTGCTGTGCGCCACCTGCCCGTCGATGGCCTCGCGCTGGGTGTGGGGCGATCCGGGCCATACGCGGGTGATCCAGCCCGAGAGCCTGATCTTCCTGCAGCAGCCGCAGTACGCCCAGGTCGGGATCACCTCGCTGACCGACTATCGCGCGGTCTACCAGGCCGACTTCGACATGCCGTTCACCCAGGACGACGGCGAGACCTTCAAGTTCGCGCTGCGGGCGGTGAAGCCGTCGCGGATCCAGCCGAAGGGCGCGCCGGCGGTCTAG
- a CDS encoding YihY/virulence factor BrkB family protein has protein sequence MTDASPRPILSWLKSRPYHLAPWIVLLALTPFALPRKPTEEHIDAPPGLSEDRAMPPAEFDQAEPRRGRAARHPGHIPLLGWRDILWRTWREISVDRLPAVAGGVTFYTLLALFPAIGAFVSMYGLFADVRTVEEQLRGMRGVFPPSVVQIVGEQMLRLASQGQAKLGLAFAFSLLLSIWSANASMRALFDGLNIAYDEDEKRHLVPRTLLSYLFTFCALLYAAVASGVLIVTPLLLEAARLSALDAIVAPLRWLLVMAMTAGAFAVLYRFAPSRAQARWRWVWIGAGAASAGWLVGSLGFSVYVNRIAHYDATYGPLGAVIAFMVWVWFSIMAILVGAELNAEIEHQTAVDSTTGPERPMGARGAAMADTVGLAFHPWEMIKREAGGVKRMAGGAWKKVRGR, from the coding sequence ATGACCGACGCTTCGCCGCGTCCGATCCTGTCCTGGCTGAAGTCGCGTCCGTACCACCTGGCGCCCTGGATCGTGCTGCTGGCCCTGACGCCGTTCGCCCTTCCCCGGAAGCCGACCGAGGAACACATCGACGCGCCGCCGGGCCTGTCGGAGGACCGCGCCATGCCGCCGGCCGAGTTCGACCAGGCCGAGCCGCGCCGGGGCCGCGCCGCCCGCCATCCCGGCCACATCCCCCTGCTCGGCTGGCGCGACATCCTGTGGCGCACCTGGCGCGAGATCAGTGTCGACCGCCTGCCGGCTGTGGCCGGGGGCGTGACCTTCTACACCCTTCTGGCCCTGTTCCCGGCCATTGGCGCGTTCGTCTCGATGTACGGCCTGTTCGCCGACGTGCGGACCGTCGAGGAGCAACTGCGCGGCATGCGCGGCGTCTTCCCGCCCAGCGTGGTCCAGATCGTCGGCGAGCAGATGCTGCGGCTGGCCAGCCAGGGCCAGGCCAAGCTGGGGCTGGCCTTCGCCTTCTCCCTGCTGCTGTCGATCTGGAGCGCCAACGCCAGCATGCGCGCCCTCTTCGACGGGCTGAACATCGCCTATGACGAGGACGAGAAGCGCCACCTCGTGCCGCGCACCCTGCTCAGCTACCTCTTCACCTTCTGCGCCCTGCTGTACGCGGCGGTGGCCTCGGGGGTGCTGATCGTCACCCCTCTGCTGCTGGAGGCCGCGCGACTGTCGGCCCTGGACGCGATCGTCGCGCCGCTGCGCTGGCTGCTGGTGATGGCCATGACCGCCGGGGCCTTCGCCGTGCTCTACCGCTTCGCCCCCAGCCGCGCCCAGGCCCGCTGGCGCTGGGTGTGGATCGGGGCCGGCGCGGCCTCGGCCGGATGGCTGGTCGGCTCGCTGGGCTTCTCGGTCTATGTCAACCGCATCGCCCACTACGACGCTACCTACGGCCCGCTGGGGGCGGTGATCGCCTTCATGGTCTGGGTGTGGTTCTCGATCATGGCCATCCTGGTCGGGGCCGAGCTGAACGCCGAGATCGAGCACCAGACCGCCGTCGACTCCACCACCGGCCCCGAGCGCCCGATGGGCGCGCGCGGCGCGGCCATGGCCGATACGGTCGGCTTGGCCTTCCATCCCTGGGAGATGATCAAGCGCGAGGCCGGCGGCGTGAAGCGCATGGCCGGCGGAGCCTGGAAGAAGGTGCGAGGGCGCTAG